The Candidatus Eisenbacteria bacterium genome window below encodes:
- a CDS encoding DUF3492 domain-containing protein produces the protein MIPTRSEPAPVDGQNATAPADVCLVLEGTYPYVKGGVSAWVHDLIASLPDLRFALVHVAPDRGTYTRSVYSLPANVVSLTDLYCREPLARGNDAAALVRAARAERRRHADVLRSSRVLHGIRRLHLEDHADSSLLDDLAADDLSVGAFLHGRASFELMTELCERLAPDASFLDFFWHFRSMNMPLVRLLGAEPPAAATYHALCTGYAGILAAVWSHRTGRPFLLTEHGIYTRERKLELDQAAWFRGTRDSRRWNGTDGAIDSATASALRKMWVQFFRALARCAYTRASSVVSLSDGSRKRQIADGAPAGRTLVVPNGIDLEEFQSRVGGRPSQAAERSPVRVGFVGRLVPIKDVVTLIRACFLALRAVELDVRIIGPIEEDPRYVRRCRRLVAKLGLADVIRFEEARPIERIYPAIDIVVLTSFSEGQPLVILEANAAGIPVVASDVGACRDLLEGRTGADRRIGPSGIVTRLAAPEETAAAIARLALDPELRRLMGAAGQRRVAVYYRKNATVSTYRALYRAGPWPASAGASSA, from the coding sequence TTGATCCCGACGAGATCCGAGCCGGCCCCGGTTGACGGCCAGAATGCCACCGCGCCGGCGGACGTCTGCCTCGTGCTGGAAGGGACGTACCCGTACGTGAAGGGCGGCGTGTCGGCGTGGGTCCACGATCTGATCGCAAGCCTCCCGGACCTCCGATTCGCTCTGGTGCACGTTGCCCCCGACCGAGGGACCTACACCCGGTCCGTCTATTCGCTGCCGGCCAACGTGGTCAGCTTGACGGACCTCTATTGTCGCGAGCCGCTGGCGCGCGGCAACGATGCCGCCGCCCTGGTGCGGGCGGCTCGTGCCGAGCGTCGCCGCCACGCCGATGTACTGCGGTCCTCCCGCGTCCTTCACGGCATCCGCCGGCTGCATCTCGAGGATCACGCCGACTCGTCACTGCTGGACGACCTCGCCGCCGACGATCTGTCGGTCGGCGCCTTTCTCCACGGCCGGGCATCGTTTGAGCTGATGACGGAGCTCTGCGAGCGGCTGGCTCCGGACGCTTCGTTCCTGGATTTCTTCTGGCACTTCCGCTCCATGAACATGCCGCTCGTGCGCCTGCTCGGCGCCGAGCCGCCGGCCGCGGCCACGTATCACGCGCTCTGCACCGGCTACGCCGGGATCCTGGCGGCCGTGTGGAGCCACCGGACCGGCCGGCCATTCCTTCTGACCGAGCACGGAATCTACACGCGCGAGCGGAAGCTCGAGCTGGACCAGGCCGCCTGGTTCCGCGGAACCCGTGACAGCCGGCGCTGGAACGGAACCGACGGAGCGATCGACAGCGCGACGGCCTCGGCTTTGCGCAAGATGTGGGTCCAGTTCTTTCGCGCCCTGGCACGATGCGCGTACACGCGGGCCTCGAGCGTCGTCTCGCTGTCCGATGGCAGCCGGAAGAGGCAGATCGCCGACGGCGCCCCGGCCGGCAGGACGCTCGTCGTCCCCAACGGGATCGACCTCGAAGAGTTCCAATCGCGCGTCGGCGGGCGGCCGTCCCAAGCCGCGGAGCGGAGCCCGGTGAGGGTCGGCTTTGTTGGCCGACTGGTGCCGATCAAGGACGTGGTCACCCTCATCCGTGCGTGCTTCCTGGCGCTCCGCGCCGTCGAGCTGGATGTGCGCATCATCGGTCCGATCGAGGAGGACCCGAGGTACGTCCGGCGGTGCCGCCGCCTCGTGGCGAAGCTCGGCCTCGCGGATGTGATCCGCTTCGAAGAGGCGCGGCCGATCGAGCGCATCTACCCCGCGATCGACATCGTGGTCCTCACCAGCTTCAGCGAAGGACAGCCGCTTGTCATTCTGGAGGCCAACGCCGCGGGGATTCCGGTCGTTGCTTCCGACGTCGGCGCCTGTCGCGATCTCCTCGAGGGGCGGACCGGCGCCGATCGACGCATCGGCCCGAGCGGTATCGTGACGCGGCTCGCCGCGCCCGAGGAGACCGCGGCGGCGATCGCTCGACTTGCCCTGGATCCCGAGCTGCGGCGTCTCATGGGGGCGGCCGGTCAGCGGCGCGTGGCCGTGTACTACCGGAAGAACGCGACCGTCTCGACGTACCGGGCACTCTACAGGGCCGGACCATGGCCGGCATCGGCTGGCGCCTCGAGCGCCTGA
- a CDS encoding dienelactone hydrolase family protein, translating into MKPTQPNGYLAVPPGGEGSGVLVLHAWWGLNNTMKAFCKRLAESGFVSFAPDLYHGKIADRIPDAVALSNALDANLAKADIADATRFLCERAGRANHGLAVIGFSLGAYFALDLSATDPEHIRSVTVFYGTGPADYSRSRADYLGHFAETDEFEPQSEVDKLEAALRRAGRPATFHRYAGTGHWFFEPDRPNAFNRAAASLAWDRTLAFLRRPFT; encoded by the coding sequence ATGAAACCTACCCAACCTAACGGCTACCTCGCCGTTCCGCCCGGCGGCGAAGGCAGCGGTGTCCTGGTTCTCCACGCCTGGTGGGGGCTGAACAACACGATGAAGGCTTTCTGCAAGCGGCTGGCCGAATCCGGTTTCGTCAGCTTCGCCCCGGACCTCTATCACGGCAAGATCGCGGACAGGATTCCCGACGCGGTAGCCCTCAGCAATGCGCTCGACGCCAACCTGGCCAAGGCGGACATCGCGGACGCGACACGGTTTCTCTGCGAACGCGCCGGCCGGGCCAACCATGGGCTCGCGGTGATCGGCTTCTCGCTGGGGGCCTACTTCGCGCTGGATCTCTCGGCTACCGATCCCGAGCACATCCGTTCCGTGACCGTCTTCTACGGGACCGGGCCCGCCGACTACAGCCGCTCGAGGGCTGACTACCTCGGTCACTTTGCGGAGACCGATGAGTTTGAGCCGCAATCCGAGGTCGACAAGCTGGAGGCAGCCCTGCGTCGTGCCGGCCGGCCGGCCACGTTCCACCGTTACGCGGGCACGGGACACTGGTTCTTTGAGCCTGACCGCCCGAATGCATTCAACCGGGCGGCGGCGAGCCTGGCGTGGGATCGAACCCTGGCGTTCCTGAGGCGCCCCTTTACCTAG
- a CDS encoding ATP-binding protein, translating into MLARVWSCATVGIEGHFVEVEADLGVGLPTFTIVGLPDAAVRESRERVLAAVRNCGFEFPTRKITINLAPAHVRKEGARFDLPIAVALLLASGQIPRGRPVEEGIFVGELALDGTLRGVRGILAVMAAARREGRGPVWVPIDNAAEARALPDVPIEPIESLAALRGDETMGGGLRPRRAARHAGDRPASAHSAEVAAVSSDAPPPDLGEVRGQGLARRALEIAAAGGHNLLLVGPPGAGKTMLARRLPGILPPLAADHAVEVTTIHSVAGRLPPGAGLIRLPPFRAPHHTISPAGLIGGGRGPYPGEASLAHRGVLFLDELPEFARNSLEALRQPIEEGVVTVTRVGGSVTFPSAFSLVAAMNPCPCGFRGDPRRACRCAPDAVARYWSKVSGPMLDRIDLILEVPAVPMDDLFALELAERSEAVRGRVVRARAAAVLRTPFEGRNASLTASELGRVAPLDAGTRLLLRHAAETLRVTARGVIRVRRVARTIADLAGSQAVRPEHVAEALQYRMPAGVLQGGG; encoded by the coding sequence ATGCTCGCGCGCGTCTGGAGCTGCGCGACCGTCGGTATCGAGGGGCATTTCGTCGAGGTCGAGGCGGACCTCGGCGTGGGTCTCCCCACCTTCACGATCGTGGGCCTGCCGGACGCCGCCGTCCGCGAGAGCCGCGAGCGCGTGCTCGCGGCGGTGCGCAACTGCGGCTTCGAATTCCCGACGCGGAAGATCACGATCAATCTGGCCCCGGCGCACGTGCGGAAGGAAGGGGCGCGGTTCGACCTTCCGATCGCCGTGGCGCTCCTTCTGGCGTCGGGTCAGATCCCACGCGGGAGGCCGGTCGAGGAAGGGATCTTCGTCGGGGAGCTGGCGCTCGACGGCACGCTCCGCGGCGTTCGAGGGATTCTCGCCGTCATGGCGGCCGCGCGTCGCGAGGGTCGGGGCCCGGTCTGGGTTCCGATCGACAACGCTGCCGAAGCGCGCGCGCTCCCGGATGTCCCGATCGAGCCGATCGAATCGCTCGCGGCGCTCCGGGGCGATGAGACGATGGGCGGGGGATTGCGCCCGCGCCGAGCGGCGCGCCACGCGGGGGATCGACCGGCGTCGGCACACTCGGCCGAGGTGGCGGCGGTGTCCTCCGACGCGCCGCCGCCCGATCTAGGCGAGGTGCGCGGCCAAGGCCTCGCCCGGCGCGCGCTCGAGATCGCCGCGGCCGGAGGGCACAACCTGCTCCTCGTCGGACCGCCCGGCGCGGGGAAGACGATGCTCGCGCGCCGCCTCCCCGGGATCCTTCCTCCGCTGGCGGCGGATCACGCGGTCGAGGTCACCACCATCCATTCCGTGGCCGGACGCCTCCCGCCCGGCGCGGGGCTGATCCGGCTCCCTCCGTTTCGCGCGCCGCACCACACGATCTCGCCCGCCGGGCTGATCGGCGGCGGTCGCGGGCCGTATCCGGGGGAGGCGAGCCTGGCGCACCGCGGCGTGCTCTTCCTCGATGAGCTGCCCGAGTTCGCCCGAAACTCCCTGGAAGCGCTCCGCCAGCCGATCGAGGAAGGGGTCGTGACCGTGACCCGCGTGGGCGGATCGGTGACCTTCCCCTCCGCTTTTTCTCTCGTCGCGGCGATGAATCCCTGCCCGTGCGGCTTCCGCGGCGATCCGCGGCGCGCCTGCCGCTGCGCGCCCGACGCGGTCGCGCGCTATTGGTCCAAGGTGTCGGGCCCGATGCTCGATCGAATCGATCTGATCCTCGAGGTGCCGGCCGTTCCCATGGACGATCTCTTCGCCCTGGAACTGGCCGAGCGATCGGAGGCGGTTCGCGGGCGGGTTGTTCGCGCGCGCGCCGCGGCGGTTCTGCGGACTCCATTCGAGGGGAGAAACGCGTCGCTTACGGCAAGCGAGTTGGGCAGGGTCGCGCCCCTCGACGCGGGCACCCGGCTTCTCCTCAGGCACGCCGCCGAGACGCTTCGGGTCACGGCTCGTGGCGTCATTCGGGTGCGTCGCGTGGCCCGGACGATCGCCGATCTGGCGGGCTCGCAGGCCGTGCGCCCCGAGCACGTGGCGGAGGCTCTGCAATACCGGATGCCTGCCGGGGTCCTGCAAGGCGGCGGCTAG